The following nucleotide sequence is from Pseudonocardia abyssalis.
GGGAACGCGGTGACCGCCGACCCGTCCTGGTCGTCACGGGTGCGGGAGTAGCGGTAGGGCAGCCAGTGCCAACCCAGGCACACGGCGCGGACCGACATCCGCCCGCCGTTCGGCAGCGTCGCGGCCCGGATCCCCGGTCCCTCGGCCGCCCACCCGCGGCAGGCCGTGACGAGGGCCCGCTGGTGGTCGAGGTCGAGCCAGTCCGGGACGTGCACCGCGCCCGGCGCCAGCACGCGACGTTCGCGGGGGAAGAGTCCCATCAGCGCGCGTCGTGGAAGATCACGCCGAGCACATGTCGGCTGCCGCCGTGCACCGCGCTGACGCCGTGCCGCAGCTGCACCCGGCTCCAGCCGCGCGCACCGAGCCGGGGGCGGTGCCGGACGGGGAACACGATCGCGTCGCCCTGCGCCGGCCGCAGCACGACCGGTCGGGACTGCCGGCGCGGCCGCTGCTCCACGAACACGCTCTCCCCTCCGGTGAAGTCCTCGTCGGGACGGCTGAGCATCACCGCGACCTGCAGCGGGAACGTCAGATCGCCGTAGACGTCCTGGTGCAGGCAGTTGTAGCCGCCCGGCCCGTAGCGCAGCAGCAGGGGGGTCGGTCGGGTCTGGCCCGCGTCGGCGCACTCGGCCCGCAGCGCGTCGAGCGTCGAGGGGAACGCGCGTTCGCCGAGCCGCTCCGCCCAGCGGTTCGCGACCTCCGCGAGCGGCGGGTAGAGCGTCTCGCGCAGGTGCTGGACCAGCGGCGGGAGCGGGTCGGCGAAGTAGCGGTAGCTCCCCTCACCGAACGAGTGCCGGGCCATGACGACGGTGCTGCGGAAGCGGGCGTCGTCGTCGAACAGCGCGACGGCCCCGGCGCACTCGTCCGCGGTGAGCAGGCCGGGGAGGACGGCCACGCCGTCGGCGTCGAGACGGGGGCCGGGGTCCGGGACCGCGAGGATGCGCACGGCGTCCACCGTGGCACCTCCCGCGGGTCCGCTCCGGCGGGAATCGGACGCTTGGTCGTCGTCGCAGCCGTCGCGGTCGACTGACCTGGGTCAGGATGGCGTCATGCGTCCCGGACAGCACAACGCCCTCACCGATGTCACCGGTCTGCGGGTCGGGCACGCCGCACTCGACGGCCCCGGAGCGCTCAGCGGCACCACGGTCGTGCTCGCCCCACCCGGCGGTGCCGTCGGCGGCGTCGACGTGCGGGGGTCCGCCCCCGGCACCCGCGAGACCGACCTGCTCGACCCCGGCGCCACCGTGCAGCGCCTGCACGCGATCCTGCTGACGGGGGGCAGTGCGTACGGGCTGGCCGCGGCGGGCGGGGTGGTCGCCCGGCTCGAGGCGGCGGGGGCCGGGTTCGAGGTACCCGGCGGCGTCGTGCCGATCGTCCCGGGTGCGGTGCTGTTCGACCTGGGCCGCGGCGGCGACTTCGCCGCCCGTCCGGACGCCGCGCTGGGTGCCGCCGCGTACGACGACGCCTCTGACGGGCCGGTGCGGCAGGGCGCGGTCGGCGCGGGGACGGGGGCCGTCGCGGGCGGTCTCAAGGGCGGCGTCGGCACCGCGAGCGTCGTGCTCGACGGCGGTGCGACGGTCGCCGCGCTCGTCGTCCTCAACGCGGTGGGCTCGGCGCTCGACCCCGCCACCGGCGTGCCGCTCGCCCTGCGGCTGGGGCTACCGGGGGAGTTCCCGGAGATCACGGTGGACGAGACCGCCCGCGCCGTGCTGCGGGAGCCGCGACGACCCCCGGAGCCGGGCACCGCCACCACGCTCGTCGTCGTCGCCACCGACGTCGAGCTGGACAAGGCGGGCTGCCGGCGCCTGGCGACGATGGGGCACGACGGGCTCGCCCGAGCCGTCTCGCCGGTGCACACGATCATGGACGGCGACGTCGTCTTCGGCCTGTCGACCGCTGCCCGCCCGGCGGCGGGACCGCCGGAGATCTTCGCGCTGCAGGCCGCGGCGGCCGACGTCGTCTCGCGGGCGACCGTGCACGCCGTGCTCGCCGCGGAGTCCGTCGGCGGCTGGCGCGGCTACCGCGACGTGGTCGGCAGCAGCGCCCTGAGCACCCGGCCCGCGCGGTCGCCGTCGGGCTCCTCGCCGGTGATCACCTCGAGGTACACGTAGGACTCGACGACCCGGACCACGGTGTAGGCGAGGTCGTCGACCGGGACCGGGCTGTGCAGCAGGCCCGCGGCGATCTCGGCGTCGATCATCTCGTGCACCAGCGCGATCAACCGCTGCTGGTACCCGCCGGCCCGCATCGTGAGCAGCCGCAGCGCGAACTCCCCCTCCTCGGCCAGGAACCGGTGCATGCCGGGGTGGGCGAGGACGTCGTGGACGAAGCGGGTGAGCGTCTCCGCGAGCGGGGCCCCGTCGGGCGGGCGGGCCAGCGTGCGTTCGGTGAGCGACCAGATCACCTCGCGAAGCAGCAGTTCGCGTGAGCCGACCCAGCGGTAGAGCGTGGCGCGATTGACGCGCAGCTCGGCGGCGAGCGCCTGCATGTCCAGCCGCTGCCCGTCCTGGAACGTGCGACGGGCGAGGGAGAACGCGTCGAGCGCGGTGGGGCGTTCGGCGGTGCCCCCGGCGAGCCGGCGCTGCAACGGTGTGGCGGACACGGGTCCTCTCCGGTGGCGTTGACGCGGTCTGTGAGCCAGCTCATACTAGCGACATAGAAGCGCCTCTGTCGCATCGACGCGACAGACGACTGATGTGTCGCACGATCTCGACGAGGAGAGCGCATGAGCACCGACACCACCGTGGGCACCGCCCCCGGCCGCCTGGGCGACCCGTCCCTGACGATCGGCACCGACCCGCGGGCCGACCCCCGGATGGTCGCGGTGTTCGCCGCGCTGGGCATCGACGGGCACGCCGACGGCGCCCCGCTCGGCCCCGACGCACCGCGCGAGCAGCTTCTCGGGTTCGTCGAGGCGGTGGAGGTCGGGTTCGAGGGGCTGTTCGCCGCGCTGGCGCAGGACGCCCCGCCGGTCGACGGCGTCAGCGAGGAACTGGTCACGATCACCGGCGACGGCGGGCACGAGATCCGGCTCCACGTCCACCGGCCCGACGGCGTCGACGGGCCGGTGCCGTGCATCTACCAGGTGCACGGCGGCGGGATGGTCATGCTGGCGGCCGAGGGCCCGCTGTACACGCACTGGCGTCGGCGGCTCGCCGCTGCGGGCAACGTCGTGGTGGGCGTCGAGTACCGCAACGGCGGTGGGGTGCTCGGGGCGCACCCGTTCCCGTCCGGACTCGACGACTGCGTCGCGGGGCTGCGCTGGGTGCACGCGCACCTGGCGGAGCTGGGCGGCTCGCACGTCGTGGTGACGGGCGACTCGGGCGGGGCCAACCTGTCCCTCGCGCTGGCGCTCCGGGCGAAGCGGGACGGCTGGGCCGACGAGATCGCCGGCGTCTACGCGCAGTCCCCGTACATCCTCGGCTCGTGGGCCGAGGTCCCGGCGGAGCTGGCGTCGCTGCGGGAGAACGACCGGTACTGGCTCAACGTCTCACTGTTCCCGGTGCTGGGAGCCGTCTACGACCCCGACGGCGCACACGCCGCCGATCCGACGTGCTGGCCGTACGCCGCCGGCGTCGCCGACGTGGAGGGGCTGCCGCCGCACGTCATCGCGGTCAACGAGCTCGACCCGCTGCGCGACGAGGGGCTGGCCTACCACCGCCTGCTGCTCCGGGCCGGGGTCAGCTCGGTCGGGCGGACCAACGCCGGGCTGTGCCACGTCGGCGAGATCCTGTTCCCGACCGCGTTGCCGGACGTCTACGCCGCGGCGGTGCGGGACGTGGCGGGGTTCGCCCGCTCACTGTCCTGAGGCCCACCCCTCGTCGCCGGGGGCTCAGCCCCCGGCGAAGGGGGGCAGCACGTCGAGCACGGCGCCGGCGCCCAGCACCGTCGAGCGGTCGCGCACGGCCACCTCGTCGAGCAGGAAGCTGCAGCGGTCGAGCACCGTGCCGAACCCCGGGCCGTGCTGCGCGCGCAGCACGGTGAGGGCGTCGGCGACGGTGGCGTCGGCGGGGAGCTGGACCTTCTCCGTCTCCACCCCCGCCGCCGAGCGGGCGGCCGCGAAGTAGCGGACGGCGACGGTGGTGGTGGTCACGGTGGCCATCCTCCCTCAGCCGCCGATCGCGCTCATCGGACGGTCCGGCTGCAGAAAGCCCGGGTCGTCGATGCCGTGGCCGGCGAGCTTGCCCCACATGGCGTGGCGCCAGGTGTCGGCGATCTCGGTGTCGGAGCTGCCGCCGCGGACCATCGCGCGCAGGTCCGTCTCGGTGCGGGCGAACAGGCACGAGCGCACCTGGCCGTCGGCAGTGAGGCGCGTGCGGTCGCAGGCGCCGCAGAACGGGCGCGTGACCGAGGCGATGACGCCCACCGCGGCCGGTCCGCCGTCGACGATCCAACGCTCCGCCGGGGCCCCGCCACGGGCGACGGCGTCGGGCGTGAGCGTGAACTCGGCCTGCAGCTTCTCCAGGATCTCGCCCGCGGTGATCATCTCGGTGCGCTCCCAGCCGTGCTGGGCGTCGAGCGGCATCTGCTCGATGAAGCGGAGCTCGTAGCCGCCCTCGACCGCGAAGCGCAGCAGGTCGCAGGCCTCGTCGTCGTTCATCCCGCGCAGCAGCACCGTGTTGATCTTCACCGGGCCGAGTCCGGCCTCCCGGGCCGCGACGAGGCCGTCGAGGACGTCGGAGAGGCGGTCGCGGCGGGTGATGGTGGCGAAGCGCTCGGGGCGCAGCGTGTCCATCGAGACGTTGAGCCGGTTGACGCCCGCGGCCGCCAGCGACTCGGCACGGCGCGCGAGGCCGATGCCGTTCGTGGTCAACGAGATGTCGGGGCGGGGCTCCAGCGCGGCCGACGCCGACACCAGACCCTCCAGTCCCTTGCGCAGCATCGGCTCGCCGCCGGTGAACCGCAGCTCCTCGATGCCGAGGTCGCGCACCGCGATGCCGATCAGGCGCATCAGCTCGTCGTCGGTGAGCTGCTCGTCGCGCGGCATCCAGTCGAGGCCCTCGGCGGGCATGCAGTAGGAGCAGCGCAGGTTGCAGCGGTCGGTCAGCGAGATCCGCAGGTCCGTGGCGACCCGCCCGAAGGTGTCGATCAGGCGGGCGTCGTCGGGCCGGGCCGGGTCTCGGGTGGTGGCTCCACGCACTGCGGGGAGGCCGAGCTCGGAGGGCGTCACCCCCTCAGCGTAACCGGCCCGTGACTCGGCCATTCGGCCCCCGACCTGCGAAAACGGGTGCCTCCGCAGACGCGGACCCGATCTCCGTTCCGCGCCGCAGATACCCGGTTCTCCGGCTGTCCGAAAGGTGAGTCAGTTGTGGCGGCCCAGTTCCTGGCGGGCCACCGTGCGCAGGTGGACCTCGTCGGGGCCGTCGGCCAGGCGCAGCGCGCGGGCCCAGACGTAGAAGTACGCGAGCGGGGTGTCGTCGCTCATGCCGGCACCGCCGTGGATCTGGATGGCGCGGTCGATGACGTCGCAGGCGATCCGCGGGGTGATCACCTTGATCGCGGCGATCTCCGTGGCGGCCCCCTTGGCGCCGAACCGGTCGATCAGCCACGCCGTCTTGTAGACGAGCAGCCGGGCCTGCTCCACCTCGATCCGCGACTGCGCGATCTGCTCGCGCACCACGCCCTGCTCCGAGAGCGGGCGGCCGAACGCGACACGGGACTGCGCGCGCCGCACCATCAGGTCGATCGCGCGCTCGGCCATGCCGATCAGGCGCATGCAGTGGTGGATGCGGCCGGGGCCGAGGCGGGCCTGGGCGATGGCGAAGCCGCCGCCCTCCTCGCCGAGCAGGTTCGAGACCGGTACGCGCACGTCGGTGAACAGGAGCTCCGAGTGGCCGTGCTGGTCCTGGTAGCCGAACGTCGGCAGGTTGCGGGTGATCGTCAGGCCGGGGGTGTCGCGGGGCACGAGGACCATCGACTGCTGGCGGTGGGTGGCCGCCTCCAGGTCGGTCTTGCCCATCACGATGAAGATCTTGCAGCGGTCGTCGGCCGCGCCGGAGATCCACCACTTCCTGCCGGAGATGACGTACTCGTCGCCCTCGCGGCGGATCGTCGTCTGCACATTGGTGGCGTCGGAGGAGGCGACGTCGGGCTCGGTCATCGCGAACCCGGACCGGATCTCCCCGGCCAGCAGCGGCTCCAGCCACTCGGCCTTCTGCTCCGGCGTGCCGAACAGGTGCAGCGTCTCCATGTTGCCGGTGTCGGGGGCCTGGCAGTTGATCGCCTCGGGGGCGATCACCGGCGACCAGCCGGACACCTCGGCGACCTGCGCGTACTCGAGGTTGGTCAGGCCCGAGAGCGACGGCAGGAACAGGTTCCACAACCCGCGGCCACGGGCCTCGGTCTTCAGTTCCTCGACGACGGGCGGCAGGGCCCACTCGTCGGGCGTGCCCCGGCGCTCGGCGCGGAACGCGTCGTACCCGGCCTCGGCCGGGAGGACCTTCTCGTCGAGGAACGCGCGCATGCGCTCGGTGTAGTCGGCGGCCACGGCGCTGGGTTCGAAGTCCACACCCGCATCAGACCACAGCGCTCCGGTCACGATATTCCTACGGCGATCGGCCAAACCGCAGGATCGGATATAGGGTCCGCCACGTGCCGCAGTTCAGGATCGCCGACGCCGCCCGACTGCTGGGTGTCAGTGACGACACCGTCCGTCGCTGGGTGGAGGCCGGGGCGCTCCCCGCGCATGCCGACGCGTCGAACCGCAAGGTGATCGACGGGGCCGCGCTCGCCGAGTTCGCGCGCGAGAGCGCCCACGTCCCACCGGACCCCTCGGGGGTGCAGCGCTCGGCGCGCAACCGCCTCGTCGGGCTCGTGACCTCGGTGAAGACCGATTCGGTGATGGCGCAGGTGGAGATCCAGTGCGGTCCCCACCGGATCGTCTCCCTGCTGTCCGCCGAAGCGGTGCACGAGATGAAGCTCGAACCCGGCGTCCTCGCGGTCGCCGTCATCAAGTCGACCAACGTGGTCGTGGAAACCCCCGGAGGAGCGTCATGAAGGTGCGTCTACTGGCCGTCGGTGCGGCCGTGCTGGCCCTGGCGGGTTGTGGCGGTGCGACCGACAGCGCCGCACCCGCGGAGTCGGCTGCCCCCGAGGCGCGCACGCTGACGGTGTTCGCCGCCGCGTCGCTGACCGACGTGTTCACCGAGCTGGAGACGCAGTTCGAGAGGGACAACCCGGGCGTCGACGTGGTCCTGAACTACGGTGCGTCCTCCGACCTCGCGCAGCAGCTCGTCAACGGCGGACCGGCCGACGTGTTCGCGTCGGCGAGCGCGGCCACGATGACGACCGTCACCGACGCGGGCCTGATCGAGGGCGACCCGGAGGTGTTCGCGCAGAACAAGCTGCAGATCGTCACCGCGCCGGGCAACCCGGAGAACATCACCGGCTTCGCCGACCTCGCCCGCCCCGACCTGCAGGTGGTCGTCTGCGCCCCGCAGGTCCCCTGCGGTGCCGCGGCGGAGAAGGTCGAGATGGCCACCGGCATCACGCTGACCCCGGTCAGCGAGGAGCCGGACGTCCGCTCGACGCTGGGCCGCGTCACCACCGGCAACGCCGACGCCGGTCTGGTCTACGTCACCGACGTCGCGTCGGCGGGTGACACGGTCGAGGGCATCGCGTTCCCCGAGGCCGACTCGGCCGTCACCGACTACCCGATCGGCGTCCTGACCTCGGCCCCGCAGCCCGAGCTGGCCCAGGCCTGGACCGACCTCGTCACCGGCGCCGACGGCCAGGCCGTGCTCACGGGGGCCGGCTTCGTCGGGGCTCCGTGACCGCTCCGCCCGTCACGAGGAGGGTCGGCCGCAGCGAACAGGCCGCGGTCGGCCTTCCCCGTTTCCTC
It contains:
- a CDS encoding QsdR family transcriptional regulator, giving the protein MSATPLQRRLAGGTAERPTALDAFSLARRTFQDGQRLDMQALAAELRVNRATLYRWVGSRELLLREVIWSLTERTLARPPDGAPLAETLTRFVHDVLAHPGMHRFLAEEGEFALRLLTMRAGGYQQRLIALVHEMIDAEIAAGLLHSPVPVDDLAYTVVRVVESYVYLEVITGEEPDGDRAGRVLRALLPTTSR
- a CDS encoding MoaD/ThiS family protein, coding for MATVTTTTVAVRYFAAARSAAGVETEKVQLPADATVADALTVLRAQHGPGFGTVLDRCSFLLDEVAVRDRSTVLGAGAVLDVLPPFAGG
- the moaA gene encoding GTP 3',8-cyclase MoaA — its product is MTPSELGLPAVRGATTRDPARPDDARLIDTFGRVATDLRISLTDRCNLRCSYCMPAEGLDWMPRDEQLTDDELMRLIGIAVRDLGIEELRFTGGEPMLRKGLEGLVSASAALEPRPDISLTTNGIGLARRAESLAAAGVNRLNVSMDTLRPERFATITRRDRLSDVLDGLVAAREAGLGPVKINTVLLRGMNDDEACDLLRFAVEGGYELRFIEQMPLDAQHGWERTEMITAGEILEKLQAEFTLTPDAVARGGAPAERWIVDGGPAAVGVIASVTRPFCGACDRTRLTADGQVRSCLFARTETDLRAMVRGGSSDTEIADTWRHAMWGKLAGHGIDDPGFLQPDRPMSAIGG
- a CDS encoding P1 family peptidase, giving the protein MRPGQHNALTDVTGLRVGHAALDGPGALSGTTVVLAPPGGAVGGVDVRGSAPGTRETDLLDPGATVQRLHAILLTGGSAYGLAAAGGVVARLEAAGAGFEVPGGVVPIVPGAVLFDLGRGGDFAARPDAALGAAAYDDASDGPVRQGAVGAGTGAVAGGLKGGVGTASVVLDGGATVAALVVLNAVGSALDPATGVPLALRLGLPGEFPEITVDETARAVLREPRRPPEPGTATTLVVVATDVELDKAGCRRLATMGHDGLARAVSPVHTIMDGDVVFGLSTAARPAAGPPEIFALQAAAADVVSRATVHAVLAAESVGGWRGYRDVVGSSALSTRPARSPSGSSPVITSRYT
- a CDS encoding alpha/beta hydrolase, yielding MSTDTTVGTAPGRLGDPSLTIGTDPRADPRMVAVFAALGIDGHADGAPLGPDAPREQLLGFVEAVEVGFEGLFAALAQDAPPVDGVSEELVTITGDGGHEIRLHVHRPDGVDGPVPCIYQVHGGGMVMLAAEGPLYTHWRRRLAAAGNVVVGVEYRNGGGVLGAHPFPSGLDDCVAGLRWVHAHLAELGGSHVVVTGDSGGANLSLALALRAKRDGWADEIAGVYAQSPYILGSWAEVPAELASLRENDRYWLNVSLFPVLGAVYDPDGAHAADPTCWPYAAGVADVEGLPPHVIAVNELDPLRDEGLAYHRLLLRAGVSSVGRTNAGLCHVGEILFPTALPDVYAAAVRDVAGFARSLS
- a CDS encoding acyl-CoA dehydrogenase family protein encodes the protein MDFEPSAVAADYTERMRAFLDEKVLPAEAGYDAFRAERRGTPDEWALPPVVEELKTEARGRGLWNLFLPSLSGLTNLEYAQVAEVSGWSPVIAPEAINCQAPDTGNMETLHLFGTPEQKAEWLEPLLAGEIRSGFAMTEPDVASSDATNVQTTIRREGDEYVISGRKWWISGAADDRCKIFIVMGKTDLEAATHRQQSMVLVPRDTPGLTITRNLPTFGYQDQHGHSELLFTDVRVPVSNLLGEEGGGFAIAQARLGPGRIHHCMRLIGMAERAIDLMVRRAQSRVAFGRPLSEQGVVREQIAQSRIEVEQARLLVYKTAWLIDRFGAKGAATEIAAIKVITPRIACDVIDRAIQIHGGAGMSDDTPLAYFYVWARALRLADGPDEVHLRTVARQELGRHN
- the modA gene encoding molybdate ABC transporter substrate-binding protein, translating into MKVRLLAVGAAVLALAGCGGATDSAAPAESAAPEARTLTVFAAASLTDVFTELETQFERDNPGVDVVLNYGASSDLAQQLVNGGPADVFASASAATMTTVTDAGLIEGDPEVFAQNKLQIVTAPGNPENITGFADLARPDLQVVVCAPQVPCGAAAEKVEMATGITLTPVSEEPDVRSTLGRVTTGNADAGLVYVTDVASAGDTVEGIAFPEADSAVTDYPIGVLTSAPQPELAQAWTDLVTGADGQAVLTGAGFVGAP
- a CDS encoding TOBE domain-containing protein, producing the protein MPQFRIADAARLLGVSDDTVRRWVEAGALPAHADASNRKVIDGAALAEFARESAHVPPDPSGVQRSARNRLVGLVTSVKTDSVMAQVEIQCGPHRIVSLLSAEAVHEMKLEPGVLAVAVIKSTNVVVETPGGAS
- a CDS encoding 2OG-Fe(II) oxygenase, with product MDAVRILAVPDPGPRLDADGVAVLPGLLTADECAGAVALFDDDARFRSTVVMARHSFGEGSYRYFADPLPPLVQHLRETLYPPLAEVANRWAERLGERAFPSTLDALRAECADAGQTRPTPLLLRYGPGGYNCLHQDVYGDLTFPLQVAVMLSRPDEDFTGGESVFVEQRPRRQSRPVVLRPAQGDAIVFPVRHRPRLGARGWSRVQLRHGVSAVHGGSRHVLGVIFHDAR